The window TTTCCATCCTCATTGCTAAAACTTTGTCCAGAATCTAGTGAAACAGCCTCATAGTCATTATCCTGAGAAGTCTCTGGCACGGTCTCGTTAGTTATGGGATATGCAGTGCTTGCAGGGAGTTGAACTGGAGAACCAGCATTGATAGAGATGATATTAGCACGACATAAGGGACAATTGGAGTGTGATTTGAGCCATGTATCAATGCATTGAAGATGAAAAGCATGGCTGCATTTAGGCAACAATCGAAGGCTTTCATCTTCTTGAAACTCACTAAGGCAAACGGAGCAATCAGAGCCTTCAACCAACCCATCTTCTCTCTTGTACTTGCAAACAGTAATGGACTTGATAAGTGCTTCATCCAAGCCAGTTGTGGCAACATGCCATGGCTCATGAAATGTTGGATTGTGATTATCTTCATATTCCTCACTTGGGTCATGATTTCCGGTTCCAGACAAACGATTTGTGTTGCCACAATACTTTGAAATAATGGTGTAATAGGTTACAAGAAGGAAAGCACTGGCCAGAATTCCAATAATTGCAATAACAAGAGGTGAAAAATGTGGGCCTGAATTATCTGGAAACTCCAAGGGTGGTGGAGGTGAAAACATGATATAGCACCATTGAGGACAATATACACTGCAGAAACCTTGAGAGCAATCTTTGTTGCTCATATATGGTATCCAAGTTTTAGGGTTGCCATACGACCCTGACCCCATCAATGTTTTAGGGAGAATCCAGACACTGTTACAAATTACAATCAACCCACCAATGCAACAGGAGAGAACTCCAGAGAAATGAGTTAATGTCTaactaattatacaaattccACAAAACATAGATCACATGCTTCCCCAGAACCCACCAAATTATTCAATGCGccatttcatcaaacagttGGTGGATGGAGACAACAGAAACAAGTGTTGAGAAGAGTTATCTTAGAAACAAACACATTAATATTACCTGAAGATGGAACTCCAATTGAACAGCCCTGAAAAAGTGATGGAATAAAACAAACAGAACAGAACATAAAGATTGTGGGACTCCTCAACTCCAATAAATCCTGCAATGGAAAAATGGGTTAGAAGGGAGTGGAAAAGCAGAGCAGAGGATGATGATGTAAATGAAAATGGGTAGTAATGTTTTTCAGtatctatctttttctttttctttttccttttttttttttttttttcatgttgttGGTGGTGGTTCTTGATTATCTTTTATCTCTCCCTCTTTCTGCTTTTGGGAAAAAACAGTTTGTTGACTAAGAGGTGATGATGCTGGTGGGggaatttattaaagtaatgaATGCTTTTTGGTATGGTTGAAGCTTAAGTTTGATGGGAGAGTTGTTCCaagtttaaactttttctACAAAGAAGAGAGTGATTGTGATTCATTCATAAATAGCAACCAAAAAAGAAGCATAAAAATTGGTTATTGCTCAGTCATTCCGGCGGTCACAGTTGGTAAAGCGGTTTCAGTGTTTGTATCAAAAAGCAAACCAACAAATCATTCAACTCTTCCCATCCACCATAATCAACCAaccaacttctttttcttttttctttttggtttgcAAAAATTATGAACACAtccaatttttcaaatgttttattcaCTGAATGAATTAcgttgaaaatgataaaacttaACCATATTCTatactataaaagaaaaaagaaaagtataagaagaacaagaaagtAGTAGTCATAGGAGATTCTCACTATGTTATGTTCTTTCATTCATCTTATCTTAAAAGgaatacaaatattttgggTAAATTAAATGTGGCATATCAAAGTTGTGAAAAGgaactattttttcaaacaaatattataaacaataataataataatgtaaagaGAACCTTATGACTTAGTAGTAAAGGAATTTGATGTAAAACTCCTCTCTCCTATTTCACAAATGCATCTCAAAGGCCATTTGTGGACCTTACAAAATTTCCTTTTGTGTGTGACATTAGAGAATAGAATATATTCACCCAATAGACCAAACAAGCTTAAAGCCTTCCCCCCCATTTATATCTGATGATAATGTACCTTTATCAAAATAGGGTCATAttttcacatatatattatcatcAACCTAATGTTTTGTGTAATCACAAGAATCTATCTATTTTTTAGCATAATGTGTTGTTTTAATCCTATTTTAACTCCTTCAAGTTCCaagacttctttttttcattttggttctTAACCTCTTCAATCATCTTATACAATATTTATCGCTCTCCTTCGTgggtttgaaatataattaagaaagaatCAACAAGTagaaataaacattaattggGGAAGAAAACTACAATGCATCATTTTGAACATGAAACTTTCCTAGACAACTTGACCGATCACCATTATCTTAGATTGTTAATTgatccaaaaacttaaattgatgagtgaagacaaatttaatacaatatataacatacgtaagcttttttatttttcatttttctatccTTGAACTCAAAAAGTAATAATAGTTGTTTCCATCTcttcactttttaaaagtacTCATTTTGAGCTCTTATATAcatttgtttaattagtaCTTATTCCATTCATCTTAAAATCGAAAAGTCAGTCAAAGGCAGGAGTGACTAAAACTTGGAAAAGGATCAAAGTGAAATGAACTAAAACCTATTGGAAGAAATATTAGAGGGGGGGTTTTGAATGGGATTAAGTATTGTAAGTGTAGGGTTAATGAAGTATATTATTAAGGGGGGgagaataaagaagaaaagtgatCTGTGACCATGAAAGCAAAGGAAGGATTTGTAGATTTTGGAGGGTCAAAAAGTGCTTTTTGactacagaaaaaaaaaaaaaaaagataagaagaaGTGGGGTTTGTGTTAAGATTTTAATTAGagcttccattttctttctttttttccatctctctttttgtGTAGTGTGCTTTTTATCTATCACATACTATGAATCTTGGACCATTTTCAAcatctcaaaatttaaacataccTTCTTTTgactttgttttttgtatAGAGAGTGAGATTCTCCTTTGATTTTTTGAGTGTCCATTAAAAACATATGAATATGTACCATAGGAACCATTTGATATATATCACGTTAATGAATGGAGGGAATTAATGGACATTCttagtttctttcttcttttttcctcataatatatatactcattTCAAGGAATACCATTTCatcaaaattgttaattatttttcggCCAAAATATAATGTTGTAAGTTTCAATTGTTTACGAATTAGGTCAAGTTAGATCAACTTAAGAAAGCCCACGTtatccaatttcaaaattttattttgttatttctttatgTCTCTTGTTtggtaattattttgaaacacTACTTCTTGTActttcaactttcttcttttgttatttatattttaccaatggtttaaagaaataagctaaatttctttaaattaaaaaaagaaaaaaagtatatatatatatatatagcttacaaaattttgtttttatctttgaaatttgactaagaTTCAATCGTTGTATgtaacaaatatgaaaatcattGTAAGacatacaaacaaaatagacttaaccaattttcaaattttataaaaacaaaaaacgaaaTAGTCACCAAATGAGATCTTAATTTATCCAcagtatattatatatatttctttctttaaaagaagaaaacacgAGAAAAAGAGAGACCTACCGTTCGAGATTAAGACAAACAAAACACAAGGAAACTAACCAgtctagaaaaaaaataaaacccaacacacaaaaagaaaagaagctaCACTCACAATAAGGAGAAGAGTCATGTTTAACTTGATccttataaaagaaaacttcatATACCACATAGAATGAGTAAAAATCTTAGGCCCTAACATGTAGACTAATTAGTTAAGGAGAATGTAATTAAGTTAAGTAGTACTATAAACACACAAACAAAAGTGTGGCAGCAATGGCTAtgtttgatgaaattaaaaatgaccAAGAAAAATGGGCATATGATCAGTATATACTCAAATTCATGGTTGGGCATGCTGGTAATGCCAGCCCAATGAATATTAATCCAAAGGAACTAGGGGCTTGGTCCAAAAGTTCAACACCTACAAGTCTCAAACCAACTGTTTAAATTGGATTTGGTTCACTCCATAACTTAGGAAGATCACAAATATAAAGTAAATCCAAAACTTAGGAACGGAaaggaatttttaaaaataaaaagtattacTACAAAAGCACTCAACTTTTGATTAGCTAGCAAGCATACACTTATAACGCACAGTATCTCATCACATCTAAAAAAGACTGAATCCTAGTTTGAACACAAagtgaaaagaagaagaaaagaaaggtaaTACTTTCATTGTTATTTGTACACTCTCTTACTATCTGAACACTCTCATTCTCATCCCTCCCCCACcccaaaaaaaaggaaaaaaaaatggcactAAACAAGACGGTAATGGGAGCCATAAACTTCATCGCCATGGTTGTATCAATCCCCATCATCGGTGCTGGAATCTGGCTCGCCACGCAACAAGACAATGCCTGTGTTCAAATCCTGCAATGGCCGCTCATCATATTCGGTGTCATTGTCCTTCTTGTTGCGGTTGCGGGGTTTATCGGAGCCTTTTGTCGCATCAATTGGCTACTCATTGCATACCTTGTGGCTATGCTCATTCTCATTGTCCTACTTGGTTGCTTGGTgggttttatttatatggtTACTATTAGAGGGTCAGGGCATTTGGAGCCTAATAGAAGTTATTTGGAGTATCATCTTGAGGATTTTTCTGGGTTTCTTAGGCATAGAGTTCAAAGCTCTTTTAAATGGGATTTGATTAGAAGTTGTTTGAGTTCTTCTTCTATGTGTGCTGAGTTGAACCAAAGCTTTCGTTTGGCTCAGGATTTCTTTACTGCTCCCATTTCTCCTCTTCAGGTATGTACATTATTGTACCACACTTCTCTTACTAagtacttctttctttttaatttagattttccaTAGTAAAGATTAAACTGACaggaattaaaatttatagttcaTGTACCTAAGTTGTTACAAATGGATAAAAGCTTTcagataaaatatataatattcgTCTAAACgatcaaaagttgaaaaatctTCCTTTGATCCCACtagtaaaacaaacaaaccctAATTTCGGAAAGCAAaagtgtgtgtgtttttttgttgtgttgaaAATggaattggttttttttttttttttttttttgttgagacAGTCAGGATGCTGTAAGCCACCAACATTATGTGGATACACATTTGTGAACCCAACATATTGGATAATGCCTATAAACAATGCTGCTGATATGGATTGTTTGAAGTGGAACAATGATCAAACTCAGCTTTGTTACGGTTGTGATTCTTGCAAGGCTGGTTTGCTAGAGAGCTTGAAGAATCAATGGAGGAAAGCTGATATTATACTCCTTTTGTCTCTTATTGCTCTCATTTCTGTCTATATGATTGCTGCTTGTGTCTTTAGAAATGCCAAAACTCAGAAACTCTTTGATAAATACAAGCAAGGCCAACCACCCCAACCCTATATTTAATCCAAACCTATATGATCTTTGTGTAATTTTGGAccttttgtttgaatatttatcaACCAACCAATGGGATGTCTCTAATGTAATTCGAGATTTTAAGCGCTTGCTGTGTTATGTTGgagaaaatttcaagtttatgAGATATTTGAGAATTCTTTCCCATTACTATGTCGTTCGCATCACTTTTAAAACTAgtatatagaaataaaaagactTGGGATTAGAAATACGATCAAACGAAATTGAATGTTAGCTAGATAAAGAGATGATTATAGACATATAACTAGTAAACTCAATTATGTCCATTAGTACGAGATGTTTTGAGATgaattgaaaagtaaaattatggGTATTATTTATGGCAAAAAGGAATGGATGGAATGGTAAATTGAATGATTGGGGGTTGAAATTTGAGACAAAGGACATGATTTGAGGGAGGGAGCAGCACCGAAAGGTGATTAatgcttttgaaaaaatggtgacaatattataattattatggaaCCATAGGCCAGAGGATGACTTTTTTGCACCAAGCTGCTATATGCAGCCTTTTTTTGGGGTTTCTACTTTCTTTTGTCTCATTTGCTATTTCActacattcaaattcaacttaattcattcatttttccaatctttctttcattttgttagTGGTAAACAATTAACAATCATACATAGGACAAGAAGGAAATGGAATGCTTTTATACAAGGGTATGAACCAATATTATTCATATTGTTATTCGTGAGCTAGAAAAATCGAACTTCTAACTTTGAAGATGATCatactaattttatattagttgAGTTATATGTTCATGACTTGTCGTGTGTTAATGTGTTGGTTCATGATTAATGTATTGtgataaaaaattacaaattgtGATTCATACATGAAGTTTGGAATGTAAGTGAGTTTAGAAATGATTTATACAACAaaggatgaaagaaaaacccaATGATAACATCAAACTAAGATATAATGAGTGAGAGATTCAAACCTCTCGTTAGAACCAGTGGGCTGAGTTCCGGCCCATTTCTTATGTTGTGAAATGGATTCAggattggaaaagaaaagccCATTAgttataaattacaaaataaaaatcatttttcgtACAATAATACACTACAAAATGCAATTAAATGAGAGGAAAATGATTCAATCctatagatattttatttactaaaCGATTCCCATTGGGTTGGGTAACGAactttggaaagaaaaaaaaaaaaaaaacttgagtGTGGAATTGACTCAATATCATAATTGTCAATTTAAAAGGATTTGACATTATGATCCACTTGTTCATGAAAATTGGATACTATTTTGtggaaattaaattagttgtAACCAATGAGGgcttgagaaaaataaataataaataagtacaTGTGGCGTAATGTGGACCATTCGAACGTTTTTTAGattccaaaatttgattggTCTCTACACAATTTCGTATGTCTAAATATCTTTCTTagcttttattattattattattatgtattattgtcctccaaccaaaaattaaaccatattttgattccttttttaacaacaaaatttaattaccaTGAAAACTAAATTCTGTCAACAAATTTGAAGACTTGTTTCAGTATAGAATTACagatggagatgaagatgaagagttTCAACTCACCTCTTCTATCTATCTCTATCCTTCTTGGGTGGGATGACCTAATCCTTATCAAACTCTTTATCTCTAATTTCGATCACATGAGAACACATACTAGTTGGTGATTCGGCTTGGTTTTAGATGAAGTCACTCCTCCTCTATGGGCTCCCATTAAGTAGGGTGGTTACCCTTAGCCCAATGAGGTTTACTTGGAAGTCCTCCTTTCTCCTGAGCCCATATGTATTGgttatctgtttttttttttttagttcttgttGGTTTCGTGCTTGATGTCCAACAAACGACTTTTACATTGATCTCCTTTACTATAATCTTTGGAGGAGTGCTTCATTCTCTATAATACCATCAACATGGTTGAGAAGGTCAACAGAACGAGTTCATGGGCATTGCTCTATCcatcattaatttttcttgaaagtaaattaaaagCATACGATTGTTTAAATGGATGAAagggaaataaaattttgtaaaagaatgaatacaaaaaaattaaaaaagaataaataaatgtgtGTGTTTGTGGGGGGAAGGGGATTtgatccaaaaagaaaaagagaaatgaaaggaaGGGGTTGTGTGTGTGGTTGCATGGAATTAGAGTTAACCATAAATGAAACTTTCCACGTTATCTTCTTCTAAAAATGAGACCACACTTTGTTGGAACCTTAAAGA of the Cucumis sativus cultivar 9930 chromosome 3, Cucumber_9930_V3, whole genome shotgun sequence genome contains:
- the LOC101210656 gene encoding E3 ubiquitin-protein ligase Os04g0590900, with protein sequence MGSGSYGNPKTWIPYMSNKDCSQGFCSVYCPQWCYIMFSPPPPLEFPDNSGPHFSPLVIAIIGILASAFLLVTYYTIISKYCGNTNRLSGTGNHDPSEEYEDNHNPTFHEPWHVATTGLDEALIKSITVCKYKREDGLVEGSDCSVCLSEFQEDESLRLLPKCSHAFHLQCIDTWLKSHSNCPLCRANIISINAGSPVQLPASTAYPITNETVPETSQDNDYEAVSLDSGQSFSNEDGKNSVRAFSDLGNLEKRDTIIELRDGRLQQIRRSISMDHCSQNHIIIADVLRLNEDDFGGIDEAGSSGDVGSSKHSVGEDSRSSHRKRILHCVMSPVSMKRSFSSGRLSLTKHGREHRGIAPVPNFTTQNQNGLQF
- the LOC101218363 gene encoding protein TORNADO 2 — translated: MALNKTVMGAINFIAMVVSIPIIGAGIWLATQQDNACVQILQWPLIIFGVIVLLVAVAGFIGAFCRINWLLIAYLVAMLILIVLLGCLVGFIYMVTIRGSGHLEPNRSYLEYHLEDFSGFLRHRVQSSFKWDLIRSCLSSSSMCAELNQSFRLAQDFFTAPISPLQSGCCKPPTLCGYTFVNPTYWIMPINNAADMDCLKWNNDQTQLCYGCDSCKAGLLESLKNQWRKADIILLLSLIALISVYMIAACVFRNAKTQKLFDKYKQGQPPQPYI